From a region of the Desulfomonile tiedjei genome:
- a CDS encoding cyclase family protein, producing MFKGKIIDLTQEIYQGMPVYPGHLKTVIWTHMSHEECQRLLGTGFSYETRGIMFCDHGPTHIDAVSHLSRNPDAESVDRLALEKCITSAICLDVSDIPQKTQFGRKKIEEELTKWRLDIRKGDTVLFYTAQYDRYYGKPEYMTDYPGLDREGTEFIIDQGCVNFGVDSASPDMWYDKTYPCHSVCAERGITHIENLCNLDKVVGKRFTFIGLPLKIREGTGSPIRAVAILDE from the coding sequence ATGTTTAAAGGCAAAATAATTGATCTCACACAGGAAATCTACCAAGGCATGCCTGTCTATCCCGGGCATCTGAAGACCGTGATCTGGACCCACATGTCTCACGAAGAATGCCAGAGGCTTTTGGGCACAGGCTTTTCCTATGAGACACGTGGGATCATGTTTTGCGATCATGGCCCAACTCATATTGATGCCGTGAGCCATCTTTCCAGGAATCCGGATGCGGAATCGGTGGATCGACTCGCTTTAGAGAAGTGTATCACTTCGGCCATTTGCCTGGATGTCAGCGACATTCCCCAAAAGACCCAGTTTGGGCGGAAAAAGATCGAAGAAGAACTGACTAAATGGCGACTGGATATTCGGAAGGGCGACACAGTTCTGTTCTACACGGCTCAATATGACCGGTACTACGGGAAACCCGAGTATATGACCGACTATCCAGGCCTGGACCGCGAAGGTACCGAATTCATCATCGACCAGGGTTGCGTTAATTTCGGAGTCGATTCAGCAAGCCCGGACATGTGGTACGACAAAACATACCCTTGTCACAGCGTTTGCGCGGAACGGGGAATCACCCACATCGAGAACCTGTGCAATCTGGATAAGGTGGTCGGCAAGCGATTCACGTTCATCGGGCTCCCCTTGAAGATACGGGAAGGCACGGGCTCTCCTATCCGAGCAGTCGCCATCCTTGACGAATAA
- the creD gene encoding cell envelope integrity protein CreD, whose product MENRRGINFLASLKKSPFARILLLGFLVLLLHVPAAMIKDVIRERQSTRHEAVEEVTGKWGRSQIVVGPSITVPFVRKWTEQTKTGETKTRSEIRYATFLPESLHWSGKLDSEVRYRGIFKVPIYRMALTCTGQFARPDLSQWKVASQDILWDRAYLSTRVSDVRAIANKAILNWNDKKMEFLPGAGEASPQNPGIHADLTGLLRADSLKFSFTLNLNGSEKALFAPFGKETRVDLESNWSDPSFQGSWLPSQRTVNQQGFKANWTIPFLGRNYPQKWTSAEPMDKAITASLFGVSLISPVDHYRMAERSTKYMTLFLSLTFITLWLFEVLAKIRIHAVQYLLVGAGMCLFYLLELSLAEHIGFTVAYAIASFAIVALTFSYCIAVLKRASRAIIVGTVVTILYSYLYVLLRDQDYALLVGSAGLFVVLAVIMFMTRKVDWYASQE is encoded by the coding sequence ATGGAAAATCGTCGAGGCATCAACTTCTTGGCGTCTCTCAAGAAGTCCCCTTTTGCGCGAATTCTGTTGCTGGGATTCTTGGTGTTGTTGCTGCACGTACCGGCCGCGATGATCAAGGATGTGATACGGGAGCGCCAGTCCACGCGGCACGAGGCGGTGGAAGAAGTGACGGGCAAATGGGGGCGAAGCCAGATCGTCGTCGGTCCCTCAATTACGGTCCCATTCGTAAGGAAATGGACAGAGCAAACTAAGACGGGCGAGACCAAGACCCGTTCCGAGATTAGATACGCCACTTTCCTGCCCGAAAGTCTGCACTGGTCGGGAAAACTGGACAGCGAAGTAAGGTACCGCGGGATTTTCAAAGTTCCCATATACCGCATGGCTCTGACGTGTACCGGCCAGTTCGCTCGGCCTGACTTGTCACAATGGAAAGTGGCGTCACAGGACATCCTGTGGGACCGTGCCTATCTGTCGACACGCGTCTCGGACGTGCGAGCTATCGCGAACAAGGCAATCCTGAACTGGAATGACAAGAAAATGGAGTTCCTGCCCGGCGCAGGTGAAGCCAGCCCGCAAAATCCGGGAATTCACGCGGATTTGACAGGCCTATTGCGTGCAGATAGCCTTAAGTTCTCTTTCACTCTTAATCTCAATGGGAGTGAGAAAGCGCTCTTTGCACCTTTCGGAAAGGAAACGCGGGTGGATTTGGAGTCAAACTGGAGCGATCCTAGCTTTCAAGGGTCCTGGCTCCCTTCACAACGCACGGTTAATCAACAAGGCTTCAAGGCAAATTGGACCATCCCCTTTCTGGGAAGAAACTACCCCCAGAAATGGACCTCCGCGGAACCTATGGACAAGGCCATTACGGCTTCCCTGTTTGGCGTCAGTCTGATATCACCTGTGGACCATTACCGAATGGCCGAACGAAGCACCAAGTACATGACGCTCTTCCTTTCTCTCACCTTCATCACTCTCTGGCTTTTTGAAGTACTCGCCAAGATCCGTATCCACGCGGTCCAGTATCTTCTTGTCGGCGCGGGCATGTGTCTGTTCTACCTCCTGGAACTATCTCTGGCTGAACACATCGGATTTACCGTGGCCTACGCTATTGCGAGCTTTGCGATTGTTGCGCTTACTTTCTCCTACTGTATTGCTGTGTTGAAGAGGGCATCGCGGGCCATCATTGTTGGAACCGTGGTGACCATTTTGTACAGCTACCTGTATGTGCTACTGAGAGACCAGGACTATGCCTTGCTGGTAGGTTCAGCCGGATTGTTCGTGGTTTTGGCCGTCATCATGTTCATGACAAGAAAGGTGGACTGGTATGCCTCTCAGGAATAA
- a CDS encoding epoxyqueuosine reductase, with translation MLSRDDIIKKAHELDFEDIGFTSAEPFESQREILKEREAEYAWTKAGGLDLMAGTDPKNVLPEARTIIVLMEVYFRKAYPRNMEAFFGRCYLDDDRITKDGLAVRVKAFRSFLREHGINAKIPFHIPHRLAAARAGMGTFGKNCLFYSNAVARQGSWVLPIAVVVDAEFEPGQPTLEVGCPDWCKSSCIVSCPTGALKGPRKIDPRRCISYLTYFGSGLTPREFREPMGLYVYGCDRCQNVCPRNAPWLAADLVENERVTNKSSAFQLEKLLHMDPPYFEQRIWPHMFYMPSSDIWRWKMNVARSMGNTRDTKYVPELARAFEENDDERVRAMCAWAIGRIGGPAARSVLESIRPRSEGVVAEEVDYALEMCK, from the coding sequence ATGTTATCCCGCGACGATATCATAAAGAAGGCCCATGAGTTGGACTTCGAAGACATAGGTTTCACCAGTGCGGAACCCTTTGAATCGCAAAGGGAAATACTAAAGGAACGCGAGGCCGAGTACGCTTGGACCAAAGCGGGCGGCCTCGATCTCATGGCCGGAACTGATCCCAAGAACGTGCTGCCGGAGGCGCGGACCATCATAGTGCTCATGGAGGTGTACTTTCGCAAGGCGTACCCTCGAAACATGGAGGCTTTTTTCGGCCGGTGTTATCTGGACGACGATCGAATTACCAAGGACGGACTGGCCGTGCGCGTCAAAGCTTTCCGCTCTTTTTTACGCGAGCACGGCATTAACGCCAAAATACCCTTTCACATTCCGCACCGCTTGGCCGCGGCGCGAGCCGGCATGGGCACGTTCGGGAAGAACTGCCTGTTCTATTCCAATGCGGTGGCGCGACAAGGCTCCTGGGTCTTGCCTATCGCTGTGGTGGTGGACGCAGAGTTTGAGCCCGGCCAGCCGACTCTGGAGGTGGGCTGTCCCGACTGGTGCAAGAGTTCGTGCATCGTGTCGTGTCCTACGGGCGCTCTTAAGGGGCCTCGCAAGATCGACCCTCGGCGCTGCATATCTTATCTCACCTACTTCGGCTCAGGCCTCACCCCGCGCGAGTTCAGGGAACCGATGGGATTGTACGTTTACGGCTGCGACCGCTGCCAAAACGTGTGCCCGCGGAATGCCCCGTGGCTTGCCGCGGATCTTGTGGAGAATGAACGAGTCACCAATAAAAGCTCCGCGTTCCAACTGGAAAAGCTGCTTCACATGGACCCGCCTTATTTCGAGCAGCGCATCTGGCCGCATATGTTCTATATGCCTTCGAGCGATATCTGGCGCTGGAAGATGAACGTGGCCCGGTCCATGGGCAATACGCGGGACACGAAGTACGTGCCGGAGCTGGCCCGCGCGTTTGAAGAGAATGATGACGAGAGGGTGCGAGCCATGTGTGCCTGGGCAATAGGCCGGATCGGTGGCCCCGCGGCCCGCAGCGTCCTGGAATCCATCCGGCCGCGAAGCGAGGGCGTGGTAGCAGAGGAAGTCGACTATGCCCTTGAAATGTGCAAGTAG
- a CDS encoding glycoside hydrolase family 3 protein gives MRLSFAVLKLLIALALLPVALDWRSPLLVDVRVWALAGLIASTLLLILAEIWALRSSRPEQRAVRAINVLGLLVASVALGSTLYLEARFNWARYQVLHAEPNQLEKLGRHVIVGYRSLGEVRELVRLRAVAGIFLSGHNVRGKSAGEIRKQIQSLQRIRKEQGLPRLWIATDQEGGIVSRLSPPLSSMPALSEIVEGASDTAQREEAVRRFAGTQGRELADVGVNLNFAPVVDLNHELNNPDDKYTRISQRAISSDPAVVTRVAAWYCAALEEAGVRCTLKHFPGLGRVLEDTHLNHANLRASPAELSTTDWVPFRTLMNQTGAFTMLGHVRLTAVDSDLPASISQRVITGILREAWKHDGVLITDDFGMRAIYHSSAGIQNGSIEALNAGVDLVLISWDPDQYYFVMYALLKADQQGRLNREVLGLSDQRLAKAIQTIRQ, from the coding sequence ATGAGACTCTCATTTGCTGTTTTGAAACTTCTAATAGCCCTGGCGCTGCTCCCTGTCGCTTTGGACTGGAGATCTCCCCTCCTGGTGGATGTCCGCGTGTGGGCGCTGGCGGGATTGATCGCCTCAACGTTACTTCTGATCCTTGCCGAAATCTGGGCGCTACGATCTTCCCGCCCTGAGCAGCGGGCGGTTAGGGCAATCAATGTCCTGGGGCTGCTCGTAGCTTCAGTGGCCTTGGGTAGCACTCTGTATCTGGAAGCCCGCTTCAACTGGGCTCGATACCAGGTCCTGCATGCAGAGCCCAACCAACTGGAAAAGTTGGGGCGCCATGTGATTGTGGGTTACCGCAGCCTCGGGGAAGTTCGTGAGCTGGTCAGGCTCCGCGCTGTCGCGGGCATCTTCCTTTCGGGTCACAACGTTCGCGGCAAGAGCGCTGGCGAGATCCGGAAACAAATCCAATCGCTCCAGCGAATACGGAAGGAGCAAGGTCTGCCGCGTCTGTGGATCGCCACAGACCAGGAAGGCGGTATTGTCTCGCGGTTGTCCCCGCCGCTGAGTAGCATGCCCGCGCTATCCGAGATCGTGGAAGGCGCTTCGGACACGGCTCAGCGTGAGGAAGCTGTCAGGCGATTCGCGGGCACACAGGGACGCGAACTCGCGGACGTTGGGGTGAACCTGAATTTCGCTCCGGTGGTGGATTTGAACCATGAGCTTAACAATCCTGACGACAAGTACACACGCATTTCTCAACGCGCCATATCGAGCGATCCTGCTGTGGTGACGCGGGTAGCCGCGTGGTACTGTGCCGCCCTTGAGGAGGCCGGCGTGCGCTGCACCCTAAAGCACTTTCCCGGCCTGGGCAGGGTGTTGGAAGACACCCACCTGAACCATGCAAACCTGAGAGCCTCCCCTGCGGAACTAAGTACAACGGACTGGGTGCCGTTCCGTACGCTGATGAATCAGACCGGGGCCTTCACCATGCTCGGCCATGTAAGGTTGACAGCGGTAGACAGTGATCTTCCGGCTTCCATCTCGCAGCGGGTAATCACGGGCATCCTACGCGAGGCTTGGAAGCATGACGGGGTGTTGATTACCGACGACTTCGGCATGCGTGCCATTTATCACAGCAGCGCAGGTATCCAAAACGGAAGCATTGAAGCTCTAAATGCAGGCGTCGACTTGGTCCTGATAAGTTGGGACCCCGATCAATACTACTTTGTGATGTACGCTCTGCTGAAAGCCGACCAGCAAGGGAGACTGAACCGGGAGGTTTTGGGTTTGAGCGATCAACGGCTGGCCAAGGCGATCCAGACCATTCGACAATGA
- a CDS encoding LacI family DNA-binding transcriptional regulator — MKDEGVTIKDVARIAKVSPSTVSLVLNNKPGVHQETRYRVHKIAEALNYRPNLVARSLVKGRSHAIALLITSTLNPIFPEMAAGMDEVLRKHGYSLSIISIHGDQGVEATEIQKIRARGIDGIITSDALIDSGTLKQLARSGYPVVSILRRVYDCAELDFVVVDCFRGAYLAVEHLIRLGHTRIGIIKGPLNTSTGIERAEGSIGAFKDYGIALEDDLVHLGDFFKESGYVGTQRFLDLPSTKRPTAIFACNDEMALGAFEAIWDAGLKVPEDMALVGFNNVATTAIRSIEITTVSQQKQEMGRLGLKRLIDKIEKNRGYTKPYHVVLEPRLIVRKSCGFSVSSKYVLPPSEKRQI, encoded by the coding sequence ATGAAAGACGAGGGAGTTACCATCAAGGACGTTGCACGAATCGCCAAGGTTTCGCCGTCCACGGTTTCCCTAGTCTTGAATAACAAGCCCGGCGTCCACCAGGAAACCCGGTACAGGGTTCACAAGATCGCCGAAGCCCTCAACTACAGGCCAAACCTGGTGGCCAGATCTCTTGTGAAGGGCCGGTCTCATGCCATTGCGCTGCTGATCACCAGCACCTTGAACCCCATTTTCCCGGAAATGGCCGCGGGCATGGACGAAGTTCTAAGAAAGCACGGTTATTCCCTCAGCATAATTTCAATCCACGGGGACCAGGGGGTTGAAGCCACTGAGATCCAGAAAATCCGGGCCAGAGGCATCGATGGCATCATAACCTCCGATGCGCTCATTGACAGCGGGACTCTTAAACAATTGGCCAGGTCCGGTTATCCTGTGGTCTCGATCCTGAGGCGCGTTTACGACTGCGCCGAACTCGATTTCGTGGTTGTAGACTGCTTCAGGGGAGCCTATTTGGCGGTGGAGCATCTCATTCGATTGGGGCATACCAGGATAGGGATCATCAAGGGACCCCTCAACACATCTACCGGTATAGAGCGAGCGGAGGGCTCCATAGGGGCCTTTAAGGACTACGGCATTGCTCTTGAAGACGACCTTGTTCACCTGGGCGACTTCTTCAAGGAAAGCGGTTACGTGGGGACCCAACGGTTCCTCGATCTCCCGTCGACGAAGAGGCCGACCGCGATCTTTGCTTGCAACGACGAAATGGCCCTTGGTGCCTTTGAGGCCATATGGGACGCAGGTTTGAAGGTGCCCGAAGATATGGCCCTGGTCGGATTTAATAACGTGGCGACGACCGCCATTCGGTCCATAGAAATTACGACCGTTTCCCAGCAGAAACAGGAGATGGGGCGCCTGGGACTCAAGCGGCTGATCGACAAGATAGAAAAGAACCGTGGTTACACAAAACCGTACCATGTTGTGCTGGAGCCTCGACTGATCGTAAGAAAGAGCTGCGGCTTTTCCGTTTCCTCCAAATACGTGCTCCCGCCGAGCGAGAAGCGTCAGATATAG
- a CDS encoding SDR family oxidoreductase, which translates to MSLDNKVALITGAAGGIGKAISLAFGAAGARVFLSGTNEEKLKDLSAELRAEGVEAAYKAVDVRAVGGCRELVDAAVQTMGSLDILVNSAGINRPQKSEDVTEENWDAILDINLKATFFLCQAAAKEMMKKGGGKIVNISSQAGLIALPLRAAYCSSKGGVNQLTRTLAVEWAKDNILVNAVAPTFVVTPLTKGMFENKAFLDYVLGSIPLGRMAEPEEIAYATLFLASDLANMITGHILTVDGGWTVQ; encoded by the coding sequence ATGTCGCTCGATAACAAGGTGGCTCTGATCACCGGCGCTGCCGGTGGGATCGGCAAGGCTATTTCCTTGGCGTTCGGGGCCGCGGGCGCACGGGTCTTTCTCAGCGGCACCAATGAGGAAAAGCTCAAAGATCTGTCGGCTGAATTGCGGGCCGAGGGGGTCGAGGCTGCGTACAAAGCGGTTGATGTCAGAGCGGTCGGAGGTTGCAGGGAACTCGTGGATGCCGCTGTTCAAACCATGGGCTCTCTAGACATTTTGGTCAATTCAGCCGGTATCAACAGGCCTCAGAAATCGGAAGACGTGACCGAGGAGAATTGGGACGCGATCCTGGACATCAATCTAAAGGCCACTTTCTTTCTGTGCCAGGCAGCGGCAAAGGAAATGATGAAAAAAGGCGGCGGAAAGATCGTAAATATTTCGTCGCAAGCCGGTTTGATCGCCCTGCCCCTCCGAGCGGCTTACTGTTCGAGCAAAGGCGGCGTAAACCAATTGACCCGTACGCTGGCCGTAGAATGGGCCAAAGACAATATTCTCGTGAACGCGGTTGCACCAACTTTTGTGGTCACTCCCTTGACCAAGGGGATGTTCGAAAACAAGGCTTTCTTGGACTATGTCCTGGGAAGCATTCCTCTCGGCCGGATGGCTGAGCCTGAAGAGATCGCCTATGCGACACTCTTTCTCGCCTCCGACCTTGCCAACATGATTACAGGCCATATCCTCACTGTGGATGGCGGATGGACCGTCCAGTGA
- a CDS encoding response regulator transcription factor: MSKPSLILIADDDPHIREVVRFALESAGFGTAQASNGREAVERFLSLSPDLVVLDILMPEMDGTEVCRQIRLQSVTPIIFLSSRDEEVDRILGLELGGDDYVTKPFSPRELVARVKAVLRRAENIQPSADSDEKPGTKNILSHGSLELDLDRFEAHWDGKPVVLTVTEFGIIRTLLSYPGKVFTRDELISAAYTYDNIVTDRTIDSHVRRVRGKFAQAGADPIETVHGLGYRLGPCVKAGK; this comes from the coding sequence ATGAGCAAACCCAGTTTGATTCTCATCGCGGACGATGATCCCCACATTCGTGAAGTGGTCCGTTTCGCGCTGGAAAGCGCGGGCTTCGGAACAGCTCAAGCTTCCAACGGCCGGGAAGCGGTGGAGCGATTCCTCTCCTTGAGCCCCGATCTCGTGGTTCTGGACATCCTCATGCCGGAGATGGATGGGACTGAAGTGTGCCGCCAAATCCGCTTGCAGTCCGTGACGCCGATCATTTTTCTCTCGTCGCGAGACGAAGAAGTGGATCGCATCCTTGGTCTGGAATTGGGCGGTGACGATTATGTCACCAAGCCTTTCAGTCCCAGGGAACTTGTGGCCCGAGTGAAAGCGGTTCTTAGACGGGCTGAAAACATTCAGCCGTCCGCGGATTCTGACGAGAAACCGGGTACGAAAAACATCCTGTCTCATGGCAGCCTGGAACTCGACCTGGACCGATTCGAGGCTCACTGGGACGGGAAACCAGTGGTGCTCACGGTCACGGAATTTGGCATAATCCGTACGCTCCTGAGCTATCCGGGCAAGGTGTTCACGCGCGACGAGTTGATTTCCGCGGCGTACACGTACGACAATATAGTGACTGACCGAACCATTGACAGCCACGTTCGCAGAGTTCGCGGGAAATTCGCCCAGGCTGGAGCGGACCCCATAGAAACCGTCCACGGACTGGGCTACCGTCTCGGGCCCTGTGTGAAAGCTGGCAAATGA
- a CDS encoding DNA-3-methyladenine glycosylase I, translated as MMVAYHDHEWGVPVHDDRLLFEFLVLEGAQAGLSWATILKKRENYRAAFDNFDPAKIAAYDEDKILLLLQDSGIIRNSAKVRSAVTNAIAFLDIQKEFGSFAKYIWGLVDGKTIRNSRKSIGQIPAKTREAEAMSKDMKRRGFKFVGPTICYAFMQTIGMVNDHTTDCFRFRELSGNRSSAKA; from the coding sequence ATGATGGTTGCCTACCACGACCACGAATGGGGCGTGCCTGTCCACGACGATAGACTCTTATTCGAGTTCCTGGTGTTGGAAGGTGCCCAAGCGGGGTTAAGCTGGGCAACGATCCTCAAGAAACGAGAAAACTATCGAGCCGCGTTTGATAACTTCGATCCGGCCAAAATAGCGGCCTATGATGAAGACAAAATCCTTCTGTTGCTGCAAGACTCAGGTATTATTCGCAATTCCGCCAAAGTGCGTTCCGCTGTGACAAACGCAATTGCGTTTCTGGACATTCAGAAAGAATTCGGCTCTTTTGCCAAGTATATCTGGGGATTGGTTGACGGCAAAACCATCCGGAATAGTCGGAAAAGCATTGGTCAAATTCCGGCCAAAACCCGCGAAGCGGAAGCCATGAGCAAGGACATGAAGAGACGAGGTTTCAAGTTCGTGGGGCCGACGATCTGCTACGCATTCATGCAGACAATCGGGATGGTCAACGATCACACGACCGATTGTTTCCGCTTCCGGGAATTGAGTGGCAATAGGTCCTCGGCAAAAGCTTGA
- a CDS encoding inner membrane CreD family protein: protein MMKRIYAIVFIYLCTAATWIALGTTVDKRTEDYDKKLRGAVGELWGTKLKQEAPAICTNDSRSRPYLQASNLDVDLSFEPRQKGLLWYSTYRVKFGGRYQVINPTESPISVTFKFELPSQKAIYDDVRLLVGGQAIPDLPIQNGKLTRELSLAPGQTESVEVGYVTSGMDEWWYDFGSSVNQIKNFSLTMNTDFAQVDFPENSISPTSKKKTDKGWQLQWTYTNLLSSVKIGMEMPHKLNPGPWVSQVSFAAPISLFLFFFVLFLISTVKQVRIHPINYFFIGASFFSFHLLLAYLVDHISIHAAFVIASVVSVALVISYMRLVVGKRFAFLEVGISQFVFLVLFSYSFFFKGYTGLAITVLCIATLFLIMQITARLDWDALFSKESPPSPRDNPGDAQPAL, encoded by the coding sequence ATGATGAAGAGAATTTATGCAATCGTTTTCATTTATCTTTGTACGGCTGCGACCTGGATTGCTCTGGGCACTACGGTTGACAAGCGCACTGAGGATTACGACAAGAAGCTCCGCGGGGCTGTCGGAGAACTCTGGGGTACGAAGCTAAAGCAAGAGGCGCCGGCGATCTGCACCAATGATAGTAGGAGCCGGCCCTATCTTCAGGCAAGCAACCTTGATGTCGACCTGAGCTTCGAACCTCGACAGAAAGGATTGCTCTGGTATTCAACCTATCGTGTGAAATTCGGAGGGAGATATCAAGTGATCAACCCGACGGAATCGCCCATATCGGTCACCTTCAAATTTGAACTCCCCTCCCAAAAAGCCATTTACGACGATGTCAGATTGCTTGTGGGCGGGCAGGCAATTCCGGACCTTCCCATCCAAAATGGCAAATTGACTAGAGAACTATCGTTGGCGCCGGGGCAGACGGAGTCCGTTGAGGTCGGCTATGTGACAAGCGGAATGGATGAATGGTGGTACGATTTCGGTTCCAGCGTTAATCAGATCAAGAACTTCTCGCTGACCATGAATACTGACTTCGCTCAAGTCGATTTCCCCGAAAACAGCATTTCACCTACCAGTAAAAAGAAGACCGACAAGGGGTGGCAACTTCAGTGGACGTACACGAACCTTTTGAGCAGCGTCAAGATAGGCATGGAGATGCCGCACAAGCTGAACCCCGGACCGTGGGTAAGCCAGGTGAGTTTCGCGGCTCCGATCTCTCTTTTTCTCTTCTTTTTCGTCCTTTTTCTCATATCTACGGTTAAGCAAGTCAGAATTCATCCGATAAACTATTTCTTTATCGGAGCGTCCTTCTTCAGCTTTCACCTGCTGTTGGCATATCTGGTAGACCACATTTCCATCCACGCTGCCTTCGTCATCGCTTCGGTCGTTTCTGTGGCCCTAGTAATTTCTTACATGCGCCTTGTCGTCGGGAAACGATTTGCCTTTCTCGAGGTCGGAATCTCCCAATTCGTGTTTCTGGTGCTTTTCTCGTACAGCTTCTTCTTCAAGGGATATACCGGGTTGGCAATAACAGTCCTCTGCATTGCCACTCTGTTCCTGATAATGCAAATCACGGCCCGCCTTGATTGGGATGCTTTATTCAGCAAGGAGAGCCCACCCTCCCCACGAGACAATCCTGGCGACGCGCAGCCGGCCTTATAG
- the hisD gene encoding histidinol dehydrogenase has product MIRYLKRAVEKPKEDLTEVRETVRGILEKIKEEGEAGLRYYSEKFDNWSPKSFRVTDDEILAAKKGLPATEIEDIDFCQAQIRNFASEQMKRLVNFEVETFPGVHLGQKIIPVASSGSYVPGGRYPMLASAHMTVITPKVAGVSRVVACSPPVKGQGLWPATLYSMVAAGADEIYCMGGVHALAAMAYGIEGLEPVDMVVGAGNKYVAEAKRQIFGTVGIDLLAGPTEILIIADETADPFILAADLLGQAEHDPNARQALISLSAKTAEETMKEVDRQLVDLPTKDVAAVAWRDNGEVIVVDTADEAVRVSDEWAPEHLEVQTNDWKYYLDHCRNYGSVFLGEETTVAYGDKTIGTNHVLPTMKAARYTGGLSVGKFVKTVTYQYATKEASYKIADVCERACNYENMLAHGISCKVRKEKYSK; this is encoded by the coding sequence ATGATAAGATACTTGAAAAGGGCAGTTGAAAAGCCGAAAGAGGACCTTACCGAGGTCCGGGAGACCGTACGAGGGATCCTCGAAAAAATCAAGGAAGAGGGCGAAGCGGGGCTTCGATACTACTCTGAGAAGTTCGACAACTGGTCGCCGAAAAGCTTTCGCGTGACGGATGATGAAATCCTGGCAGCCAAAAAGGGCTTGCCCGCAACCGAGATAGAGGACATCGACTTCTGTCAGGCCCAGATCCGCAATTTTGCGAGCGAGCAAATGAAACGCCTGGTCAACTTTGAGGTCGAGACCTTCCCTGGAGTTCACCTGGGTCAGAAAATCATCCCTGTGGCATCGAGCGGCTCCTATGTTCCGGGTGGGCGTTATCCCATGCTCGCGTCCGCCCACATGACCGTGATCACTCCCAAAGTCGCGGGCGTCTCGAGGGTTGTGGCCTGTTCGCCGCCGGTCAAAGGGCAGGGGCTGTGGCCTGCAACTCTTTACTCCATGGTGGCCGCGGGTGCTGACGAGATCTACTGCATGGGCGGTGTCCACGCTTTGGCAGCGATGGCCTACGGCATAGAAGGGCTGGAACCCGTGGACATGGTTGTGGGAGCCGGCAACAAGTACGTGGCCGAGGCAAAACGTCAGATCTTCGGAACAGTGGGAATCGATCTTCTGGCAGGGCCCACCGAGATTCTGATCATTGCCGATGAAACCGCTGATCCCTTTATCCTGGCAGCGGATCTACTCGGACAGGCCGAGCATGATCCCAACGCGAGACAGGCCCTAATTTCCCTTTCCGCAAAGACCGCCGAAGAAACCATGAAGGAAGTTGACCGCCAATTGGTCGATCTCCCCACTAAGGATGTCGCAGCGGTGGCGTGGCGGGACAACGGGGAAGTCATTGTGGTCGATACGGCTGACGAAGCGGTAAGGGTCAGCGACGAATGGGCCCCTGAGCACCTGGAGGTCCAAACCAATGATTGGAAGTATTACCTCGATCATTGCAGGAATTACGGCTCCGTATTCTTGGGCGAAGAGACAACTGTAGCCTATGGCGACAAGACCATAGGAACCAATCATGTCCTGCCCACCATGAAAGCCGCTCGTTACACCGGGGGGCTTTCCGTGGGCAAGTTTGTCAAAACGGTCACGTACCAGTACGCCACCAAGGAGGCATCGTACAAGATCGCCGATGTCTGCGAACGAGCCTGCAACTATGAAAACATGTTAGCCCACGGGATCTCCTGCAAGGTGAGAAAGGAAAAGTATTCAAAGTGA